TAGGTCTCATACACCCTTTATAAGCTATAGGCTTCTTTCTGTTAGGAAGAAAATTTAACATATTTAAATAAAGGCACTTTGCATCCAACACATGATTTAAAGCGGGCAAATTAGCCTGGAGTTAAcagtttatcccaagtgaaagaAGGAGTTAACTTAACCCCaaccttaacctagagttaaaattaacccaTCAGCTGAAACAGAATAAATATAATTCAGAGTTAAAATTGTGTAACACGAGGATAAGGTTTAACCTCCTTGATGAATCTGGCCCTTACTCTGTTCTTTGAATTTATTTCTCCTGATTTTGGCACATAATGTTCTTGTTACTCTTCTGATAGAGTTAAGATTTTGAAGGCAACTTCCCCCAGTCTTCTTTGATCATATCCGAAGCCTTTTCTCCTATCATGATGGTTGGCGCGTTCGGATTCCCACTAATAATCTGTGGCATTATAGAAGCGTCTATTACTCGTAGTCTATCAACTCCGTGCACTTTTAACCTGGCATCCACCACAGCGCTAGGGTCTGAAGCGGGTCCCATCTTACAAGTTCCTGCCGGATGATACATGGTGAAGGTGAAGTGTCTGAAGGCGCACTCCCAATACTCATCGGACGGGAACTGGTATTTACTACATCCTGGCATGGGAATTGTGTGCAGTCTCGATCCGAACTGTTGGAAGGATGGTGTAGACGATAGATTGACCGCCAGCTTCACACCTTCCACTAACGTAGCTACATCCTCGGGGTACGCAAAGTAGTTCGGCTCAATTTGTGGATGGTCTGAAGGGTTGGTACTCTTTAGTCGTACCCACCCAGTACTCTTTGGTCGTAAGAGAAGTGGCAGTATTGTCCACGTCTCCGCGCTTCCCAGTGGTTTGTACATAGTGTTGTAGACGCGATCACGAATCCCCACAATCCTCCTAATTTGCACTCCGTTGTCAGAGTTTATGGAGCTGGGTGCAAAGTGGAATTGTATATCGGGCCAATCCTCTGACGCGTTCGCGTATTTCGAGTTGAGGAATGCGATGCCCTCGATTCCCATCATTGTGAGGGGTCCTCTCTCGTTGATCACGTAGTCCAGAAACACGGGGACGTTTTGGAACCTTGAGGTCTTGAACGATACTGGCTGGTCCACAAGGAATGTCAGGCCGCCTAGTCCGACGTGGTCTTGCAGGTTGTGTCCTACCTTGAGATCTGCTACTACTGGGATTTTGAATTCTTCCAGATGCTCTCTAGGACCTATACCGGATAGCATCAGTATCTGCGGCGAGTTGATGGCGCCTGCTGACATTATAACCTCCCGCCGTGCCCGAACTGTGTGCTTGGCCCCGTTTCGCATAAACTCCACCCCATAGGCTTGAGGTCTACCAGTCTTTGGTTCGTTTCTAATGAGCACTTTACCTACTTCGGAATGTAACGCTATGTCTAGGTTTCTTCGTAACCTCACTGGTCGAAGAAAGGCTTTGCTTGTTGAGCATCTCGACCCTCGCCGTATCGTTCCTTGCACTATCATAAAACCCGTCTGATTCGCCCCGTTTATGTCACGATTGTGATATCCCATGTCCTCTCCGCCGGACACAAACGCAGCGACCAGCGGAGATCTCCAAGGTGCTTCCTGAACTGTCAGATAACCACCTGTTGAGTGGTACTTTGTCTTTGCTAAATACGGATTGCGGTTGTCTTCAGATTTTTTGAAATACGGTAGCACTTCCTCGAAGCTCCAGCCGGGATTCCCCATCTGCGCCCAGTTGTCGTAGTCCCGTTTGTTACCGCGCACGTACACCATAGCGTTCAGGACACTGGATCCTCCCAGCACTTTGCCGCGCGGCCAGTTGCAGCGGTCGCCTATCATGGCCTGGCAGTAAGCTCTGTTTCTCGGCGGCATTGTCTTGTACTTCCAGTCCATGTCGGAGAGCTGAAGGAAGCCGGCCAGTGCCGGGACGTCTGACACCTCGTTCTCATACCCGCCAGCCTCTAGCAGCAGCACGTTCCAGTCGCGGATCTCAGACAGGCGGTTTGCAAGCACCGCCCCGGCAGACCCACCGCCCACAATCACGAAGTCGTACTCAGGCTGGACGCTCCTCGTGCTCACGGGGTGCGACTCCGGGTCCACTGATAAGTACCTCATGTAGGTGAGCCCCACAGCGAACAGGGGGATGATCCCCCACGATATGGCGATAGGAGCCATGACGTGGGCGTCGTCACATCATCTCGGTTCTGCTACCTGAAACAGGACACcaacatttatttaatattttcGGAAGAATATATGTGAAGCAAGCGAAAATACTCGGAAAGACAAATAAAAGAAAAACAATCCCGAATATGATACAAATATGTGAAACTGCGGCTGTCTATGAATAATCTGTTCACTTGTTAGTATAATTAGAACCAGGATGTTAAGGCtgtaataggttacaatgcaaacatACTACAGCAAATGACAAGCATattctacccggacaacagttctgttatgagatttgcatacatattagtACAGTATTCTTTctatacaggggctgcctggccgaggcggaaaggcgtgtttggttcgcccggaaggacgtgggttcgattccccgtaaggaagtcgtaaaatttaagaaaagagatttccacttctggaggtacacgtggccctgaggtccactcagcctacaccaaaaatgagccaggttaattcctgggggcaaaggcggccgggtgtagagctaaccactctatcccatcaagtgccgaggttacggatgatggaagcctttaccttccacccctccaagggcgttcatggcctgtacggagattactttgcttttttATTCTTTCTATACAGGGTAACGCAATCCTATGTACGTAATAGAAAACCAGAAGTCTCTAATTTAAAAACTGATCACTTCATGTAACTTTCAAGTTGTAagacagaatttattgaatttcgagAAAATCGATTGGAACATGGGGTGTAGTACTTCGATAATatattaaggatttaagaaaatctgactgtttcactggataaaggaatatcagctttgcgtacaaaaataattttcataaatatttaggaGTTTCATTGTCCGGAAATAAATATGTAAACGTGttcaatatttgaaaaaaaaaaagtgaaaaaaggTGTTTTAGTCTTGTGGCCCACATCACCACGCTGAGTGCAAGGTGCGTCGGAACCAGGCGAGCTGCGCGAACTGCCATGGCAATCACGCGGCCTCGTTTCCTAGTTGCCCATATTTCAAAAGGGGTTATTAAATCTAAAGTCCGTAAAAACTTacaactacacacacacacacacacacacacacacaaaaccaaaCACACCTACACCACAGCCACCACCCCTTCTCACCACCACCCTCAACAATAATAGCCAAACCAGCAATCTACTATTGCTTCTCCTTAACCTCCTTCAAATtcaatcgaaccctgggccctcttgGTGGATCGAGTAACCGAGACCCTGGGGAACCTAAACATGATTAGCCCCCAATCCTAAATTAATTCCCGCCAAGACCACCAAGAAATTATACCCGAAATTACTCACTTCCTTAAACCAAGTATGCAGCCAATAACGATGCCTTCTACAAATAGATGAAGCACTGGTTCTTGAGGCCGAGGCAAGGTGCACCCCTAAATTATGCTGCTTAAACAACAATGC
This DNA window, taken from Anabrus simplex isolate iqAnaSimp1 chromosome X, ASM4041472v1, whole genome shotgun sequence, encodes the following:
- the LOC136886067 gene encoding glucose dehydrogenase [FAD, quinone], producing the protein MAPIAISWGIIPLFAVGLTYMRYLSVDPESHPVSTRSVQPEYDFVIVGGGSAGAVLANRLSEIRDWNVLLLEAGGYENEVSDVPALAGFLQLSDMDWKYKTMPPRNRAYCQAMIGDRCNWPRGKVLGGSSVLNAMVYVRGNKRDYDNWAQMGNPGWSFEEVLPYFKKSEDNRNPYLAKTKYHSTGGYLTVQEAPWRSPLVAAFVSGGEDMGYHNRDINGANQTGFMIVQGTIRRGSRCSTSKAFLRPVRLRRNLDIALHSEVGKVLIRNEPKTGRPQAYGVEFMRNGAKHTVRARREVIMSAGAINSPQILMLSGIGPREHLEEFKIPVVADLKVGHNLQDHVGLGGLTFLVDQPVSFKTSRFQNVPVFLDYVINERGPLTMMGIEGIAFLNSKYANASEDWPDIQFHFAPSSINSDNGVQIRRIVGIRDRVYNTMYKPLGSAETWTILPLLLRPKSTGWVRLKSTNPSDHPQIEPNYFAYPEDVATLVEGVKLAVNLSSTPSFQQFGSRLHTIPMPGCSKYQFPSDEYWECAFRHFTFTMYHPAGTCKMGPASDPSAVVDARLKVHGVDRLRVIDASIMPQIISGNPNAPTIMIGEKASDMIKEDWGKLPSKS